The following are from one region of the Salvia splendens isolate huo1 chromosome 2, SspV2, whole genome shotgun sequence genome:
- the LOC121786870 gene encoding ABSCISIC ACID-INSENSITIVE 5-like protein 6 — MGIQTMNSHVSGGGQQSHVQHPLQRCNSWLGLTLGEVERHLLGNLAKPLGSMNLDELLKKVWTTDTSHSSGMESIETSPAASLQRQASWSLARAFSGKTVNEVWRDIQRGYKTRNVEGLSSQERAPTLGETTLEDFLVKAGMYVSNASTVSVEPMMSLDSALKSHKFSSQMGSLSPSPSMDELSDTPLPGRKRMPGDLEKAIERRLRRKIKNRESAARSRERKQAYHNELVTKVSQLEEENSKLKKEKEFEQITCYEPNTVRYQLRRTSSS; from the exons ATGGGGATTCAGACAATGAATTCTCATGTGAGTGGTGGTGGGCAGCAATCTCATGTTCAGCACCCTCTGCAACGCTGCAACTCGTGGTTAGGCCTAACGCTAGGCGAAGTGGAGAGGCACTTGCTAGGTAATTTGGCCAAGCCATTAGGAAGCATGAACCTCGACGAGTTGCTCAAGAAAGTGTGGACCACTGACACTAGCCACTCGTCGGGAATGGAGAGCATCGAAACATCCCCTGCAGCATCACTGCAGCGCCAAGCTAGTTGGTCTCTTGCTAGGGCTTTTAGTGGGAAGACAGTGAATGAGGTGTGGAGGGATATACAGCGAGGGTATAAGACGAGAAATGTGGAGGGCTTGAGTAGCCAGGAAAGAGCTCCGACCCTTGGTGAGACAACTTTGGAGGATTTCTTGGTGAAAGCAGGGATGTATGTGTCCAATGCCTCCACTGTTTCTGTTGAACCCATGATGTCCTTGGATAGTGCACTCAAGTCCCATAAATTCTCATCTCAGATGGGGTCGTTGTCTCCTTCGCCTTCAATGGATGAGTTGTCAGATACGCCATTGCCTGGCCGGAAGAGGATGCCTGGGGATCTTGAGAAGGCCATCGAGAGGAGGCTAAGGCGAAAAATTAAGAACAGGGAGTCCGCTGCACGCTCACGTGAAAGGAAACAG GCCTACCACAATGAGTTGGTGACCAAGGTCTCGCAACTTGAAGAGGAAAATTCAAAGCTTAAGAAGGAAAAG GAATTCGAGCAGATAACTTGTTATGAACCCAACACCGTAAGGTACCAGCTGCGAAGAACTTCCTCGTCCTAA